In Companilactobacillus allii, one genomic interval encodes:
- the rpsS gene encoding 30S ribosomal protein S19: MSRSLKKGPFADAHLLKKVAAQADSDKKSVIKTWSRRSTIFPSFVGYTIAVHDGRKHVPVYIQEDMVGHKLGEFVPTRTFHGHGTDDKKTTVAK; the protein is encoded by the coding sequence ATGAGTCGTAGTTTAAAAAAGGGACCATTCGCTGATGCACATCTTTTAAAGAAAGTTGCAGCTCAAGCAGATTCTGACAAGAAGTCAGTTATCAAAACATGGTCAAGACGTTCAACAATTTTTCCTAGTTTCGTAGGATACACAATCGCAGTTCATGATGGTCGTAAGCATGTTCCAGTTTATATCCAAGAAGATATGGTTGGACACAAGTTGGGCGAATTCGTACCAACTCGTACATTCCATGGTCATGGTACTGATGATAAGAAAACAACAGTAGCTAAGTAA
- the rplB gene encoding 50S ribosomal protein L2: MAIIKYKPTTNGRRNMTGSDFSEITKTTPEKTLLESQSHTAGRNSYGHITVRHRGGGHKQKYRIIDFKRLKDGVKATVKSIEYDPNRTANIALLHYSDGVKSYILAPKGLEVGQVVESGVDADIKPGNALPLENIPVGTVLHNVEMKPGKGGQLGRSAGTSIQLLGRDGKYSLLRLPSGEVRMVLSKCRASIGAIGNEQHELIKIGKAGRKRWQGIRPTVRGSVMNPNDHPHGGGEGKAPIGHPSPMSPWGKKTLGKKTRSSHAKSEKLIVRHRKGK, translated from the coding sequence ATGGCGATTATCAAATATAAGCCAACCACAAATGGTCGTCGTAATATGACTGGTTCTGACTTTTCAGAGATTACAAAAACTACTCCTGAAAAGACACTTCTAGAATCACAAAGCCATACAGCCGGTCGTAACTCATACGGTCATATTACAGTTCGTCACCGTGGCGGTGGTCACAAACAAAAATACCGTATTATTGATTTTAAACGATTAAAAGACGGTGTAAAAGCTACAGTTAAGTCTATTGAATACGATCCTAACCGTACAGCTAATATTGCATTGCTACACTACTCAGATGGTGTTAAATCATACATTTTAGCTCCTAAGGGTCTTGAAGTTGGACAAGTTGTTGAATCAGGTGTTGATGCAGATATCAAACCCGGTAATGCACTTCCATTGGAAAACATCCCAGTTGGTACAGTTCTACATAACGTAGAAATGAAACCTGGTAAAGGTGGTCAATTAGGACGTTCTGCCGGTACTTCAATTCAATTACTAGGTAGAGATGGTAAGTATTCATTACTACGTTTGCCTTCAGGTGAAGTACGTATGGTACTTTCAAAATGTCGTGCAAGTATTGGCGCCATTGGTAATGAACAACATGAGTTAATTAAGATTGGTAAAGCTGGACGTAAACGTTGGCAAGGAATTAGACCAACAGTTCGTGGATCAGTTATGAACCCTAACGATCACCCACACGGTGGTGGTGAAGGTAAAGCACCTATCGGTCATCCATCACCAATGTCACCATGGGGTAAGAAGACCTTGGGTAAGAAGACTCGTTCATCACATGCCAAATCTGAAAAGCTTATCGTTCGTCATAGAAAAGGTAAGTAA
- the rplW gene encoding 50S ribosomal protein L23, producing MSARDVIIRPVVTESSMDAMSDKKYTFDVAVTANKVLVRQAIEEVFGVKVKKVNIMNVAGKKKRQGQYVGKTAKRRKAIITLTEDSDEIKIFDEE from the coding sequence ATGAGCGCAAGAGACGTAATTATTCGCCCAGTTGTTACTGAAAGTTCAATGGATGCTATGAGTGATAAGAAGTATACTTTTGATGTTGCAGTTACTGCAAACAAAGTACTTGTAAGACAAGCCATTGAAGAAGTTTTCGGTGTTAAAGTTAAAAAAGTAAACATCATGAATGTTGCTGGTAAGAAGAAGCGCCAAGGCCAATATGTTGGTAAAACAGCAAAACGTCGTAAGGCAATTATCACTCTTACAGAAGATTCAGATGAAATTAAGATTTTTGATGAAGAATAA
- the rplD gene encoding 50S ribosomal protein L4 has product MTKITAYKDSGAENGTVDVNDSIFGIEPNDNVITDAVIMQRASLRQGTHDVKNRSEVRGGGKKPWRQKGTGRARQGSIRSPQWVGGGVVFGPTPRSYSYHLPKKVGRLALKSVLSQKAAEGNLIVIDSISYDKPSTKNFALLLNKVGADKALVVVEDGNDNVALSARNIDKVTVVAPEGVNVLDVISAKKLVVTKAALSKIEEVLG; this is encoded by the coding sequence ATGACAAAAATCACAGCTTACAAAGATAGCGGTGCTGAGAACGGTACTGTTGATGTAAATGATTCAATTTTTGGTATCGAACCAAACGACAACGTGATCACAGATGCAGTTATCATGCAACGTGCCTCATTGAGACAAGGAACACATGATGTTAAAAACCGCTCTGAAGTTCGTGGTGGTGGAAAGAAGCCATGGCGTCAAAAGGGTACAGGTCGTGCTCGTCAAGGTTCTATCAGATCACCTCAATGGGTAGGTGGTGGTGTCGTATTCGGCCCAACACCTAGATCATATTCATATCATCTTCCTAAGAAGGTTGGCCGTTTGGCATTGAAGTCTGTACTTTCACAAAAAGCTGCTGAAGGTAACCTAATCGTTATTGACTCAATTTCATATGACAAACCAAGTACAAAGAACTTTGCTCTTCTACTTAATAAAGTAGGTGCAGACAAAGCCCTTGTAGTTGTTGAAGATGGTAATGACAATGTTGCTTTATCAGCAAGAAACATTGATAAAGTTACTGTTGTTGCACCAGAAGGTGTTAATGTTCTTGACGTTATTAGCGCTAAGAAGTTAGTTGTTACAAAAGCAGCACTTTCTAAGATTGAGGAGGTGCTTGGATAA
- the rplC gene encoding 50S ribosomal protein L3, translating to MARKGILGKKVGMTQVFTDNGELVPVTVVEATPNVVMQVKTVETDGYEAVQLGFEDRREVLSNKPAKGHADKANTTPKHYIREFRDVEMGDYELGGEVSIDSFNSGDVVDVTGTTKGHGMQGNIKRFGQARGPETHGSRYHRVAGSMGAIINRVFKGKMLPGNMGNNRVTTQNLTVVKVDADRNAIMIKGNVPGANNSLVKIQTAIKANQK from the coding sequence ATGGCCAGAAAAGGAATTCTTGGTAAAAAAGTCGGAATGACTCAAGTTTTTACTGACAACGGTGAACTAGTTCCCGTAACAGTTGTAGAAGCAACACCAAATGTTGTTATGCAAGTTAAAACAGTTGAAACTGACGGTTATGAGGCCGTTCAACTAGGTTTTGAAGATAGACGTGAAGTTTTATCTAACAAACCAGCCAAAGGTCATGCAGATAAGGCAAACACAACTCCTAAACACTACATTCGCGAATTTCGTGATGTTGAAATGGGAGATTATGAATTAGGTGGAGAAGTTTCAATAGATTCATTTAATTCAGGTGATGTTGTCGATGTCACAGGTACGACTAAGGGACATGGAATGCAAGGTAACATTAAGAGATTTGGACAAGCTCGTGGTCCTGAAACTCACGGTTCTAGATATCACCGTGTAGCAGGTTCAATGGGTGCCATCATTAACCGAGTATTTAAAGGTAAGATGCTTCCCGGAAACATGGGTAACAACCGTGTTACTACACAAAACTTAACTGTTGTTAAAGTTGATGCAGATCGTAATGCAATTATGATCAAGGGTAATGTACCCGGTGCAAACAACTCATTAGTTAAAATTCAAACAGCTATTAAAGCTAATCAAAAATAG
- the rpsJ gene encoding 30S ribosomal protein S10, translated as MASQKIRIRLKAYEHRILDQSADKIVETAKRTGAKISGPIPLPTERSLYTVLSSPHKHKDSREQFEMRTHKRLIDIVNPSPKTVDSLMKLDLPSGVDIEIKL; from the coding sequence ATGGCAAGTCAAAAGATTCGCATTCGTTTGAAGGCTTATGAACATCGTATTCTAGATCAATCAGCTGACAAAATTGTGGAGACAGCAAAAAGAACTGGTGCAAAGATTTCAGGTCCAATTCCATTGCCCACAGAACGTTCACTATACACAGTGTTGAGTTCACCACATAAGCATAAGGATTCTAGAGAGCAATTCGAAATGCGTACACATAAAAGACTTATAGACATCGTTAATCCATCACCTAAGACAGTTGATTCATTAATGAAGTTAGATCTACCATCTGGTGTAGATATCGAAATTAAATTATAA